A stretch of Cyanobacterium sp. HL-69 DNA encodes these proteins:
- the pyrE gene encoding orotate phosphoribosyltransferase PyrE, whose translation MENNSLSLKQQLLDMFVEYAYQEGDFTLSSGQKSNFYLNSKQVTLRAQGALAVGKLIHEMLADDAQAVAGLTLGADPMVSAVSVVSAYENNPIPALIIRKEAKDHGTKAYIEGPSLPQGAIVTVLEDVVTTGQSAMLAVERLTDAGYKVDKIISLVDRQAGGAEFYHSQGLQFESIFTISDIQARHKEK comes from the coding sequence ATGGAAAACAACAGCTTATCTCTCAAACAACAGTTACTGGATATGTTTGTGGAGTATGCCTATCAAGAAGGAGATTTTACCCTATCCTCTGGACAAAAAAGTAATTTTTATTTAAACAGTAAACAAGTTACTCTTAGGGCGCAAGGGGCTTTAGCGGTGGGTAAATTAATCCATGAAATGCTTGCTGATGATGCTCAAGCCGTGGCAGGGCTTACCCTTGGGGCTGATCCCATGGTGAGTGCAGTAAGTGTGGTTTCCGCCTACGAAAATAACCCTATTCCAGCCTTGATTATCCGCAAAGAAGCAAAGGACCATGGTACTAAAGCCTATATCGAAGGTCCTAGTTTACCACAAGGGGCGATCGTTACCGTCCTAGAAGATGTTGTCACTACGGGACAATCGGCTATGTTAGCGGTAGAAAGACTCACCGATGCTGGGTACAAAGTTGATAAAATTATATCTTTAGTGGATCGTCAAGCTGGGGGTGCCGAATTTTATCATTCTCAAGGATTACAATTTGAGAGTATTTTTACTATTTCTG